In Streptomyces sp. SID8374, one genomic interval encodes:
- a CDS encoding anthrone oxygenase family protein, which yields MMSAMTSLFLALSVIVTGLYAGFMLTFLIAIMPGLADLTDEQFTAAMRRFNEKVPGPLFLVLFFGVVALPAAALFTGLGQHDEVAGPAIAGALLCVVAGHLVTIAGNIPLNNALARSEGGDDSAARKAFEPRWNTFHQIRTAFVLVACVLLAVAL from the coding sequence ATGATGTCGGCCATGACCTCACTGTTCCTCGCACTCTCCGTGATCGTCACCGGCCTCTACGCGGGCTTCATGCTGACGTTCCTGATCGCGATCATGCCGGGCCTCGCCGACCTGACGGACGAACAGTTCACGGCGGCGATGCGCCGTTTCAACGAGAAGGTCCCCGGCCCCCTCTTCCTCGTCCTCTTCTTCGGCGTGGTCGCCCTGCCCGCCGCCGCGCTCTTCACCGGACTCGGTCAGCACGACGAGGTGGCGGGCCCCGCGATCGCGGGGGCGCTGCTCTGCGTGGTCGCCGGGCACCTGGTCACGATCGCCGGGAACATCCCGCTCAACAACGCGCTCGCCAGGTCGGAGGGCGGCGACGACAGCGCCGCCCGTAAGGCCTTCGAACCCCGCTGGAACACCTTCCACCAGATCCGCACCGCGTTCGTGCTGGTGGCGTGCGTCCTGCTGGCCGTCGCGCTGTGA